A window of Clostridium taeniosporum genomic DNA:
GGGATCCTAAGGCATATTATTCCCTTATAGGAATATCATTTGCTCCTGTTATAATATCATTTATAACTATATTTAGAGGATTTTTTCAAGGTCTTCAAAATATGTCACCATCAGCTACCTCACAACTTATAGAACAATTAGGGAGAATTATATTTGGTGTGGGCTTAGCAGTAATATTATTACCTAAAGGAATAGAATATTCAGCTGGTGGAGCTGCATTTGGAGCAACAGCAGGGGCTGTAATGGCAGGAATGTATTTATTCAGTAAATATAGAAAGGTTAAAAAAGAATATGGAGTAAAAAGAGTTAGAACCAATCCAGATGTCTTAAGCAATATATTAAGAATAGCAATTCCAATATCATTAGGTGCAACTGTGGGTAGTATAATGGGACTTATAGATTCAATTGTTGTACCACAAAAATTGCTAGAAGCTGGATTAACTAATATGCAAAGTACTGTTCTATATGCACAATTAACAGGTAAAGCATCTGTAATAGTTAATGTACCATTAACTTTATCAATGGCATTATGCATATCCTTAATACCTATTATTGCAGAAAATTTTATTCTTAAAAACTATATTGAAGTAAAGAGAAAAACAAATATGGCAATGAAAATGTCAGCTGTAATAGCTATACCTTGTATGTTTGGAATATTCTTTTTAGCTGAACCTATTATGAGATTTATATTTCCAGGAAGATTTGCAGGAGCAGAGATATTAAAATATTTATCTTTATCAATTCCTTTTATAATTTTAACTCAAACTACAACATCAATTTTACAAGGAACTAATAATTATATATTGCCAGTAGTTAATTTATTTATAGGATGTTTTATAAAAGGAATTTTAACTTGGATTTTAGTGCCTATGAAAGTATTTAATATTTATGGTGCTGTTATTGCCAGTATAACTGCTTACTTGGTAGCTTCTATATTAAATCTAATCTCTATGAAATGGAAACTTAAGATTAAGCTTAATTTATATGAGATAATTATAAAACCAACATATGCTTCAACTTTAATGATGATATTAGTATTAGTAACTTATAATTATATTTATAAAAGTACAACAAGTAATGGTATATCTTGCTTAATAGCTATATTTTTAGGTATTATATTGTATATAATATTAATAATGTTGTTTAAAGTGTTTAGAATAGAAGAAATAAAAAATAGATTTAGAAGAAACTAAAAGGAGATTCCAAATGATTAAGATAGTAGGATTAGGACCAGGAGCAAAAGAAGCTCTAACAATAGGATGTATAGAAGAACTAAAATCTTGTAAAAATATTTTTTTAAGAACAGAAAAACATCCAACAGTTGATTATTTATCAGAAAATAACATTGAATTTAAGACTTATGATTATATTTATGATACAGAAGAAAGTTTTGATAATGTTTATTTAAATATAGCCAATGACATTATAAATAAATATAAAAGTCAGGGTGAATTAGTATATGCTGTACCAGGACATCCATTAGTAGCAGAAAAATCAGTATTTAATTTAATAGAGTTATGCAAAAAGGAAAATATAGATTATAAAGTGATTCCAGCGGTTAGTTTTATAGATGCTATGATGGAGAGTTTAGCTATAGATCCAATAGAAGGTTTAAAGGTTATAGATGCATTTGATATAAATAATCAGATATTAGATAAGAGAATAGGAACTATAATTACACAAGTGTACAATCCTCTTATTGCTTCAGAGGTAAAATTAAAATTATTACAACAATACGATGATGAAACAGAAATAATGTATGTAAGAGCAGCAGGGATAATTGGTGAAGAGAGTATTAGAAAAATTCCTTTATATGAATTAGATATGCAAGAAGATATAGATTATTTAACATCAGTATATATACCTAAAGATTTAGAGAATAAAAAAGACTTTTATGATTTATTAGAAACTATAGAAGTTCTTAGAGGTGAGGATGGTTGTCCTTGGGATAAAGAACAAACTCATGAAACAATAAAAAATGCATTAATAGAAGAGAGTTATGAAGTAGTAGATGCAATAAATAATAAAGATGAAGATGCATTAATAGAAGAATTAGGTGATGTTTTATTCCAAGTAGTATTTCATTCATCAATAGGTCAAGAAGATGGATATTTTAATATAAATGATGTTATTAAAGCCATTTGTGATAAGATGATTTATAGACATCCACATGTATTTAATAATTTAAATAACATTAATTCATCTTCTGATATAGTTGAAAAGTGGGAAGAATTAAAGAAAAGTGAAAAAGGATACGAAACATTAACTGAAGAGATGAAAGGCATAGCTAAATCTTTACCTTCTCTTTTAAGAGCTTCTAAAGTTCAAAAGAAGGCTAAAAAGGTAGGATTTGACTGGGAAGATATAAATTTTGCATTCGAAAAGGTAGAAGAAGAATTAAATGAAGTAAAAGATGCATATATTAGTGAGAATAAGGAAAATATAGAAAATGAAATTGGTGATTTATTATTTTCATGTGTAAATGTAGCTAGATTTTTAAGGATAGATGGAGAAGAAGCATTAAACGCAACAATAAATAAATTTATATCTAGGTTTTCATACATTGAAAGCAAAGCAATGGAAAAAAATTTAAATTTAAATAATATGTCTTTAGAAGATATGGATATATTATGGGAAGAAGCAAAAAAAACTAAATAAAAGTGTAATAAAATAAAGGATTTATTTAGTTTTTGAAGAATAGTTATTAAAAGAACTATATTACAATATTTATTATAGTTTTAGTATATGTGTTAATAAGTTATTTTTATATAGACGGCTAGGCACATAGGATATATAATAAAGAGGTGTAATTTAGTACATATATGAAATAGTTAGACAATTAAATGTTATAACTTTATTTTGAGGAGGATGTAATTGTGAATAAAGCAGAATTAATAACTAGTATGGCTGAAAAAAGCAAATTAACTAAAAAAGATGCAGAATTAGCTTTAAAATCTTTTATTGAAAGTGTAGAAGAAGCATTAGAATGTGGTGAAAAAGTGCAACTAGTTGGCTTCGGTACTTTTGAAACAAGAGAAAGAGCAGCTAGAGAAGGAAGAAATCCTAGAACTAAAGAAGTAATCAATATACCAGCAACAACAGTTCCAGTATTCAAACCAGGAAAAGAATTTAAAGATAAGGTTAATAATAAATAGAAAAAAATATAAACCCGAGTTTTCTCGGGTTTTTTTAACAAGGAGCAGTTATGAGATTAGATAAATATTTGAAAGTTTCAAGAATTATAAAAAGAAGAACTATAGCTAAAGAAGCTTGTGAAAGTGGAAGAGTATCAATAAATGGAAAAGTTGCAAAACCATCTACAGATATAAAAGAAGACGATATAATAGAAATAACTTTTGCAAATAGAACATTAAAAGCTAAAATAGTTAATATCAAAGAACATGTAAGAAAAGAAGATGCAAAAGAGATGTATATAATTATTGAAGGACAAGAAGATAAAGAATAGCCTAGATAAGTGTTTATCAAAGGCTATTTTTTATTGTTTAGGAAAATTCATAGATAATAAAATTTATTAGAAAAATTTCAAATATGAATTATTATCTTTAAATTCTAAATAATTAAAATATTGTATTATAAAATTTGTATAATTTTGATAACGTAAATAAAAAATATTAATGAATAAAATAAATTATTACTTCATATATTGTATAAGATAAAGTATGTGGGGGAATTTATTATGGAGAATAAGGATGAGAATAAGCTCAATGATAAAAATTCTAATTTATCTTTAGAGAATAGACAGAAGTTAATATTAAGTGGTGTAATAGAGGTATTAAGCTTTGATAATCAGAAAATAGACTTAACAACTGTTTTGGGTAATCTTAGCATTAAAGGTTCAGATTTAAAAATGAACAAGTTAGATGTTAAAAATGGAGATGTTATAATAAATGGAAATATTGATTCTATGGTGTATAGTGGAAAAGAAATAAAGAAGAGTAAAGAAAGTATAATATCTAGGTTATTTAAATAACTAGAAAGGATATTAAATGCCGTTAACTTTAACTATGCAGTTTAATCTTCTTATGTATAGCATTATAGCAGGAATTATAACAGGATTTTTATTTGATATATATAGAGGTATAAGAGGATTAAATTCAATAAAAATAATTACAGTTATCGAAGATATTCTTTTTTGGATACTTACTGCTCTGATTATATTTACTTTTTTACTATATACTAATTATGCATTTTTAACTCCCTATGTTTATATATTTATCATAATATCACTTTTAATTTATTTAAAGGTAATAAGTAAGTACTTCTATTCTTTAGAGCAATTAATAATAAAGAATATAAATACTATATTTAGAGTAATATTTAAGAACTTAATATATCCATTAAAAATAGTATTTTACAAAGTACTTGATAAAAGTAAATAGGACAAAAAAATTACTTGAATAATACCTTTAGAGTGTTTACAATATAAATAAGAGAATTTGAAAATCGAGGTTCTGCAAATGAAAAAGTTAACATTTAGAAACATAATAATAATAGTATTAATTGGTATATTTGTTTTTAGTTATGTTAGACAACAATTGGCAATTGAAAGAATAGGAAAGCAACTTAAGGAAAAGCAACTTCAACTCGATGAAATAACTAAAATAAATAATAGACTTTCAGATGAAGTAGATAAGATTGAATCTGGTTCAGATGAATATCTTGAAAAATTAGCTAGAGAAAGACTTGGAATGATAAAGCCAGGTGAAAAAGTAGTTAACAGCTATGAACAAACATCAAATTCTGAAAAATAGTTTTTAATAATATTATAATATATATTTTTATATTTTAAGGAGGAAACTTTTAAACATGACCTTAGAGGCAGGAAACATATTAGAAGGTACAGTAGTAAACATTACAAATTTTGGGGCTTTTATTGAAGTTGAAGGCAAGACTGGATTAGTTCATATTTCAGAAGTTGCAGATTCTTATGTAAAAGACATTAGAGAACATCTTAAAGAACAGGATAAAGTAAAAGTTAAAGTTATCTCAATAGATGACAATGGAAAGATTAGTCTTTCAATAAAACAAGCAAATACTCAGAAAAAATCAGTAAAGCCAGTTGAAATTGACTGGAACTCAAATAATGACAAGAAGAAAAGTAATGCAGGAAACTTCGAAGACATAATGTCTAGATTTTTAAAAGATAGTGAAGAAAGAATGCAAGATGTTAAAAAACATCAAGAGTTTAAAGGTAAAGGTGGAAAGAAGTTTTAATCAAAATAATTGGTAATTAAAAGATCTATACTAATTTAATTAGTATATTTAAATTTATTTATGCAATATAAAGTCTTTATAAGTAGGTTTAAGCCTATTTATAAGGACTTTTTTATATTATTAGGATAAAAAATAAAAAAAACAAAATATATGTTGACAGTATAGAAAATATACAGTATAATAAATTTTGTCGTTAGGAAATAACCTAACTGGTAAGCCGAAGTGGCGGAACTGGCAGACGCACAGGACTTAAAATCCTGCGGTGGTTAAACACCGTACCGGTTCGATTCCGGTCTTCGGCACCATAATTCAATAAATATAATATCGCGGGGTGGAGCAGCTGGTAGCTCGTCGGGCTCATAACCCGAAGGTCGTAGGTTCAAGTCCTGCCCCCGCAACCATAATTTTAAGGCGGAATAGCTCAGCTGGCTAGAGCATTCGGTTCATACCCGAAGTGTCGTAGGTTCAAGTCCTATTTCCGCTACCAATGTGCCGAAGTGGCGGAACTGGCAGACGCACAGGACTTAAAATCCTGCGGTGGTTAAACACCGTACCGGTTCGATTCCGGTCTTCGGCACCATAATTCAATAAATATAATATCGCGGGGTGGAGCAGCTGGTAGCTCGTCGGGCTCATAACCCGAAGGTCGTAGGTTCAAGTCCTGCCCCCGCAACCATGAAATTTAAGGCGGAATAGCTCAGCTGGCTAGAGCATTCGGTTCATACCCGAAGTGTCGTAGGTTCAAGTCCTATTTCCGCTACCATATATGCCGAAGTGGCGGAACTGGCAGACGCACAGGACTTAAAATCCTGCGGTGGTTAAACACCGTACCGGTTCGATTCCGGTCTTCGGCACCAAAGACTTAAGTTATAAACTTAAGTCTTTTTTTGCATTTAAAAATAAATATCTTACAATGGTTTTTCAATTGTTATTCTACAAAAAAGTGTATTTCTATAGAATACATACATATGAATAGAAATATATTCATTAAAAAATATATTATGAAAAAATATATCATCAAAAATTTTAAAAAAGTATATTTTAATGACAAATTAATATATAAATGATGAGTGTTGATTTTGTTGTACTGATTATTATAAAAATAACTTCTACTTTAGATATATCAATTCAATTCTATTATTTTACATAACAAATTTACATAAAATATAAAATAGAAATATAGAATATATTGTCCGACGAAAAATTTTTCCAAGTATATTTTATGACATTAATCTTAATTTACAAGTGATATAATTTAATTACAATATTTGGAAAAAGAGGAGGATTAGATATGCAATATGAATTAAACATAAATGCATATAAGAATAAAAAAGCAAAAAAAAGTTTTTTATTAAAAACGGAATTATCAAAGATGATATTTATATTAATATCTGGATTATTGTTATCACGAGTAACTTTATTATTTAGTCAAACACAAAATAATGGAATAGCCCCATTAGGAATAGCTTATTTAATAGTAATAGGATTAAAAAGAAGTAGAATAAAGACAGCAATTGCATCTATTGGAGTATTGATTGGATATGCAACTATAGGTTTTAAACTGCCTGGTGGAGCAGTTTATTTAATAACAACAGCAGCATTAGCATTGTATTATGAAATTGTAAATAAGTCTGAAAAAAGAAGAAAAGAATTTGTAAGTTTTTTTATTATATTCATAAGTTTTATAGGGTATGAGATTATTTCAAATAATTATGATTTAGGGGTTAACATAACACTAGCATTAATTAATTCACTTGTAGTATTACCTATATATTATATTATTAAATATTCTTTTAATTGTCTTGATGAAATTAATAGTAATTACTTTTTTACATCTGAAGAGATAGTAAGTATAGCAATATTATTTTGTTTGTTTGTTGCAGGGATAGGAGATATAAGTATAAAGTACTTTTCTATAAGAAATATATTAGCTTTAGTGTTGGTTGTAACAATTGCATATATTGGAGGTGCTTCTTATGGTGCTACTATGGGTGTTGCGATGGGAATTATTTTAGGTTGTACATCTAATAATATGATGGCATCAGTAGGATTTTATGGAGTAGGAGGCTTAGTAGTAGGTATATTTAAAGATACTGGAAAGATATTTTCTGTGTTATCCGGAATATTAATTTATTTTGCATTGGGACTTTATTCAGAAAGTATAAATTCTCAATTTATTATAGAGATAGTATCTAGCTTGGTCATATTTTTACTTATACCTAAAAAACTATATAAGAATATTGAACTGGAGATAAACACTGAAAAGAAACAAGAGAGTATAAATCAAATTCATTTAAATGAATTAAAGGAGGAATTTACATTAAAACTAAGAGATTTTAGTTCTGTATTAAATCAAGTATCTAAAACATTAGAAGATATGGATGCCAATGACAAACTTTTGCTTAAAAACAAGAGTTGTGAATTTGTAGAAAATTTAGCAGATAGAGTATGTATAGATTGTGAAAAGAAAAATTCTTGCTGGAGGGGAGATTTTAATAATACTTATAATTCTTTTCAAGCGCTTATAAAGAGTACAGAAGATGGAGAACCTCAATTACCAAAGACATTAGAAACATCCTGTGTAAAACATTTTACATTATTAAAAAATGCTCAGGATATAGTAATTAATCATACTGTAAATTCAAATATTAAAGATAAATTTAGTGAAGGGAGACAAATTATATCAACTCATATAAGTAATATATCTTATAGTTTAAGTAATGTATTAGATGAATTTAAAAGGGAGGTGACAATCTGTAGTGATTTAGAAAGAATGTTGAGAAGGGGGTTAAATAAAAGTTATATTGAGTATAATGATGTTTTCTGTTATACAGATAGAAATGGAAGAGTAAAAATAAAATTAACAATGAAGGAGTGTGAAAACTGCGAATATTATGAAGGTAAATTAATTCCATTACTTAATGAGATAATGCATATTCCTTTAAGTATTGTAGACGATGGATATATTATTAATAAAGATACAAATACATGTACTTTATTAATAGAGGAAATGCCTAAATATAATGTTATTTCTTATGGTGCAATTGCTTCAAAGGAAGGTGAAACTAATACTGGTGATAGTTATAGTTTTGGAAAAATTAATGATGGATCTTATATTACAATATTAAGTGATGGTATGGGATCAGGTCCGGATGCAGAGAAAGAAAGTAAATCTACAGTAGATTTAGTAGAGAAATTTATGGAAGCTGGATTTGATGAAGATGTAACAATTAATACAGTTAATTCTATAATAGGAATGAAATTTTCAGAAAGCGAGAAATATGCTACATTAGATTTAAGTAAAATAGACTTGTATAACGGTGAAGTTAATTTTGTTAAGATCGGAGCAGTATCTAGCTTTATAAAAAGAGGAAATCAAGTATTAGTTGTAGATTCTAAAAATTTGCCGTTTGGACTTGTTGATGAAATGGAATTAGATATAATAAAGGAAGAATTAATGCCAGGAGATGTTTTAGTAAATGTTAGTGATGGTATTTTAGATATAGATAAATTAAATAGCGGTAACTTTATATGGCTTAAGGAATATTTAAAAGATTGTTGTACAGATCCAAGAGAATTGTCAGAAAATATTTTGCAAAAAGCTATAACCCTAAGTAATAATTTACTTAAA
This region includes:
- a CDS encoding putative polysaccharide biosynthesis protein — translated: MKKQSLVKGSLILGMAGILTRFLGLFFRWPLIMLIGDEGIGYYQMSYPLYMFFVAIASGIPIAISKMISENNAIDDINGIFEIMKESAILMAILGTGTTFTLFFFAKPIINFLKWDPKAYYSLIGISFAPVIISFITIFRGFFQGLQNMSPSATSQLIEQLGRIIFGVGLAVILLPKGIEYSAGGAAFGATAGAVMAGMYLFSKYRKVKKEYGVKRVRTNPDVLSNILRIAIPISLGATVGSIMGLIDSIVVPQKLLEAGLTNMQSTVLYAQLTGKASVIVNVPLTLSMALCISLIPIIAENFILKNYIEVKRKTNMAMKMSAVIAIPCMFGIFFLAEPIMRFIFPGRFAGAEILKYLSLSIPFIILTQTTTSILQGTNNYILPVVNLFIGCFIKGILTWILVPMKVFNIYGAVIASITAYLVASILNLISMKWKLKIKLNLYEIIIKPTYASTLMMILVLVTYNYIYKSTTSNGISCLIAIFLGIILYIILIMLFKVFRIEEIKNRFRRN
- the mazG gene encoding nucleoside triphosphate pyrophosphohydrolase — translated: MIKIVGLGPGAKEALTIGCIEELKSCKNIFLRTEKHPTVDYLSENNIEFKTYDYIYDTEESFDNVYLNIANDIINKYKSQGELVYAVPGHPLVAEKSVFNLIELCKKENIDYKVIPAVSFIDAMMESLAIDPIEGLKVIDAFDINNQILDKRIGTIITQVYNPLIASEVKLKLLQQYDDETEIMYVRAAGIIGEESIRKIPLYELDMQEDIDYLTSVYIPKDLENKKDFYDLLETIEVLRGEDGCPWDKEQTHETIKNALIEESYEVVDAINNKDEDALIEELGDVLFQVVFHSSIGQEDGYFNINDVIKAICDKMIYRHPHVFNNLNNINSSSDIVEKWEELKKSEKGYETLTEEMKGIAKSLPSLLRASKVQKKAKKVGFDWEDINFAFEKVEEELNEVKDAYISENKENIENEIGDLLFSCVNVARFLRIDGEEALNATINKFISRFSYIESKAMEKNLNLNNMSLEDMDILWEEAKKTK
- a CDS encoding HU family DNA-binding protein; amino-acid sequence: MNKAELITSMAEKSKLTKKDAELALKSFIESVEEALECGEKVQLVGFGTFETRERAAREGRNPRTKEVINIPATTVPVFKPGKEFKDKVNNK
- a CDS encoding RNA-binding S4 domain-containing protein, with translation MRLDKYLKVSRIIKRRTIAKEACESGRVSINGKVAKPSTDIKEDDIIEITFANRTLKAKIVNIKEHVRKEDAKEMYIIIEGQEDKE
- the yabP gene encoding sporulation protein YabP; protein product: MENKDENKLNDKNSNLSLENRQKLILSGVIEVLSFDNQKIDLTTVLGNLSIKGSDLKMNKLDVKNGDVIINGNIDSMVYSGKEIKKSKESIISRLFK
- the yabQ gene encoding spore cortex biosynthesis protein YabQ, whose amino-acid sequence is MPLTLTMQFNLLMYSIIAGIITGFLFDIYRGIRGLNSIKIITVIEDILFWILTALIIFTFLLYTNYAFLTPYVYIFIIISLLIYLKVISKYFYSLEQLIIKNINTIFRVIFKNLIYPLKIVFYKVLDKSK
- a CDS encoding FtsB family cell division protein, whose amino-acid sequence is MKKLTFRNIIIIVLIGIFVFSYVRQQLAIERIGKQLKEKQLQLDEITKINNRLSDEVDKIESGSDEYLEKLARERLGMIKPGEKVVNSYEQTSNSEK
- a CDS encoding S1 domain-containing RNA-binding protein codes for the protein MTLEAGNILEGTVVNITNFGAFIEVEGKTGLVHISEVADSYVKDIREHLKEQDKVKVKVISIDDNGKISLSIKQANTQKKSVKPVEIDWNSNNDKKKSNAGNFEDIMSRFLKDSEERMQDVKKHQEFKGKGGKKF
- the spoIIE gene encoding stage II sporulation protein E; the encoded protein is MQYELNINAYKNKKAKKSFLLKTELSKMIFILISGLLLSRVTLLFSQTQNNGIAPLGIAYLIVIGLKRSRIKTAIASIGVLIGYATIGFKLPGGAVYLITTAALALYYEIVNKSEKRRKEFVSFFIIFISFIGYEIISNNYDLGVNITLALINSLVVLPIYYIIKYSFNCLDEINSNYFFTSEEIVSIAILFCLFVAGIGDISIKYFSIRNILALVLVVTIAYIGGASYGATMGVAMGIILGCTSNNMMASVGFYGVGGLVVGIFKDTGKIFSVLSGILIYFALGLYSESINSQFIIEIVSSLVIFLLIPKKLYKNIELEINTEKKQESINQIHLNELKEEFTLKLRDFSSVLNQVSKTLEDMDANDKLLLKNKSCEFVENLADRVCIDCEKKNSCWRGDFNNTYNSFQALIKSTEDGEPQLPKTLETSCVKHFTLLKNAQDIVINHTVNSNIKDKFSEGRQIISTHISNISYSLSNVLDEFKREVTICSDLERMLRRGLNKSYIEYNDVFCYTDRNGRVKIKLTMKECENCEYYEGKLIPLLNEIMHIPLSIVDDGYIINKDTNTCTLLIEEMPKYNVISYGAIASKEGETNTGDSYSFGKINDGSYITILSDGMGSGPDAEKESKSTVDLVEKFMEAGFDEDVTINTVNSIIGMKFSESEKYATLDLSKIDLYNGEVNFVKIGAVSSFIKRGNQVLVVDSKNLPFGLVDEMELDIIKEELMPGDVLVNVSDGILDIDKLNSGNFIWLKEYLKDCCTDPRELSENILQKAITLSNNLLKDDMTVLVSKVYAV